The following proteins are encoded in a genomic region of Fusarium keratoplasticum isolate Fu6.1 chromosome 9, whole genome shotgun sequence:
- a CDS encoding Peptidase-S9 domain-containing protein gives MIFSKQFMTLSAALVAVAGANNNQPYPPNVTLSNSTTSMHQLSSDSEFAFILEEYLSLSNEEGAATGEILRAAALIEPGNIESWYREFNFLGDKIGSQAKEAENNKAWVSARKAYFRSSSYYRAADFFLHGNQSDPRIYTLWDKQSEAFNKAVNLLPKPPTFVQLKATNFTVPAYFYPAAPELPPGKEATHGKRLPTLIVGTGYDGNQESLYHGTCREVTARGWNCITYEGPGQPTVRRQQNIGFIPEWWEAVTPVVDYVRQRKDVDPDRVALIGLSFGGLLAPLAATREHRLAAVVAIDGLLNLQRSILEQFPTQMVELFTSGNKTGFNEYVDKLLAIPNIPTQFKWGVDQGTWAWNTTDPYTWLSGVGEFNLDEKKLSQIKCPVFVASGQDDHIAPGQPEEMARLLGKKSHYFLFETELGAGEHCALGAEQQLAFKTLGWLDEVFSKVKTSS, from the exons ATGATCTTCTCCAAGCAATTCATGACGCTCAGCGCCGCGCTTGTTGCT GTTGCCGGCGCGAACAACAACCAGCCATATCCACCCAACGTCACTCTCAGCAACTCGACCACTTCTATGCACCAGCTTAGCAGCGATAGCGAGTTTGCATTCATCCTCGAGGAATACCTTTCTCTCTCCAACGAGGAAGGTGCTGCCACAGGAGAAATTCTTCGAGCCGCCGCACTCATTGAACCCGGAAACATTGAGAGCTGGTACAGAGAGTTCAACTTTCTCGGCGACAAGATTGGTTCTCAAGCCAAGGAGGCAGAGAACAACAAGGCGTGGGTATCCGCCCGCAAGGCTTATTTCCGATCGTCTTCCTACTACCGGGCTGCCGATTTCTTCTTGCACGGAAACCAGTCCGATCCTCGAATCTACACACTCTGGGACAAGCAGAGTGAAGCCTTCAACAAGGCCGTCAACCTACTGCCCAAGCCTCCGACCTTTGTCCAACTAAAGGCCACCAACTTCACTGTGCCCGCATACTTCTACCCAGCAGCTCCAGAGCTCCCTCCTGGTAAGGAAGCTACGCACGGAAAACGACTTCCTACTCTAATCGTTGGCACTGGTTATGATGGCAATCAAGAATCATTGTATCATGGCACTTGTCGCGAAGTCACTGCCCGTGGCTGGAACTGCATCACCTACGAGGGTCCAGGCCAGCCAACCGTGCGCCGACAACAGAATATTGGCTTCATTCCGGAATGGTGGGAGGCCGTTACTCCTGTTGTTGACTATGTCCGTCAGCGCAAGGATGTAGACCCCGATCGCGTCGCGCTGATCGGACTGTCCTTTGGTGGGCTTCTCGCGCCTCTGGCTGCTACACGCGAACACCGTCTCGCTGCTGTAGTCGCCATCGACGGATTACTCAACCTTCAACGCTCCATCCTCGAACAGTTCCCAACTCAGATGGTCGAGCTCTTCACCTCTGGAAACAAGACTGGCTTCAACGAATATGTTGACAAGCTCCTCGCCATTCCTAACATTCCTACTCAATTCAAATGGGGAGTCGACCAAGGTACATGGGCTTGGAACACTACGGATCCTTACACTTGGCTCTCGGGCGTCGGCGAATTCAatctcgacgagaagaagctttCGCAGATCAAATGTCCCGTCTTTGTTGCTTCGGGCCAAGATGACCATATTGCCCCCGGGCAGCCAGAGGAGATGGCGAGACTTTTGGGCAAAAAGTCTCATTATTTCTTATTCGAGACTGAGCTAGGTGCTGGAGAGCATTGTGCTCTTGGAGCCGAGCAGCAGCTAGCTTTCAAGACGCTGGGTTGGCTTGATGAGGTGTTTTCCAAGGTTAAGACATCATCCTGA
- a CDS encoding Zn(2)-C6 fungal-type domain-containing protein: MPGVAHVKRCDQCRQSKKKCDQVEPVCGRCERLGLRCGGAVVNRFKFIPEKFERNPNALVPRNNREKCEKMKTGLIIAQTPPSESMKVATKFISVLESPTISYDLNLLGNFFKTLPQRLDSSPALRTSVGALTDMYRSTRGQGDSTLALRHQGIAMQDIRAALQNPAEAHTPNTVLAIYVVMMSQYLLYEIDLPSVPHLQVIAYLLDDAMKKGWIKDFDKDMLLCFYFGIMWEAMANHEMTLDPQFLESLAPYITPIPEGATEQDLDRSPGIYSLGRMPRWLSNPILYHKQISEAYDMYYALLPTLRKALSTTRAAREAPNAPFEARKALSRVLVQHSMMTVVCALLNKAARRVDDRDGKLLPHMTDFCNDVIMMAKLSVEFKPIASATMPETIIDVWGVMDPGPEKDSLEAALWEYCGQTTPKWLARAEKLAWCMEEQYLLSLEVAKLKI, from the exons ATGCCCGGTGTTGCTCATGTGAAGCGATGTGACCAGTGTCGccagtccaagaagaag TGTGACCAAGTTGAACCCGTCTGTGGAAGATGTGAGCGTCTCGGCCTCCGCTGCGGCGGTGCCGTAGTGAACCGCTTCAAATTCATCCCTGAAAAGTTTGAACGCAATCCCAACGCACTCGTTCCTCGAAACAATCGTGAAAAGTGCGAAAAGATGAAGACCGGGCTCATCATTGCCCAGACCCCGCCGAGCGAGTCGATGAAAGTGGCTACAAAGTTCATCTCAGTCCTCGAGAGTCCCACCATCTCGTACGACCTCAACTTGCTAGGGAATTTCTTCAAGACCCTCCCACAGCGATTGGATTCGAGCCCGGCTTTGAGGACCTCGGTGGGTGCGCTGACCGACATGTATCGCTCCACGCGAGGTCAGGGAGACTCGACACTGGCTCTCAGGCATCAGGGGATAGCAATGCAGGATATACGCGCGGCTTTGCAGAATCCCGCAGAAGCGCATACGCCTAATACGGTATTAGCAATCTACGTCGTCATGATGTCTCAG TATTTGCTCTACGAGATCGACCTTCCGAGTGTGCCACATCTACAAGTAATAGCATACCTCCTCGATGACGCTATGAAGAAGGGTTGGATAAAAGACTTTGATAAGGATATGCTGCTATGCTTTTACTTTGGAATT ATGTGGGAGGCCATGGCAAACCATGAAATGACGCTTGACCCCCAATTTCTCGAATCCCTTGCCCCCTATATCACCCCGATCCCAGAAGGCGCCACTGAACAAGACCTGGATCGATCCCCTGGTATATACTCGCTAGGCCGGATGCCTAGGTGGCTCAGCAACCCTATACTGTACCACAAGCAGATATCTGAAGCTTACGATATGTACTATGCCCTTCTACCAACCCTCCGAAAGGCACTATCCACGACACGCGCCGCCAGAGAGGCCCCAAACGCTCCCTTCGAAGCACGAAAGGCCCTCTCCAGGGTTCTAGTCCAGCACAGCATGATGACCGTCGTATGCGCCCTGCTGAACAAGGCCGCTCGCAGGGTCGACGACCGCGATGGGAAACTCCTCCCCCACATGACGGACTTTTGCAACGACGTAATAATGATGGCAAAACTCTCGGTCGAGTTCAAGCCGATTGCCTCGGCCACCATGCCCGAGACAATCATCGACGTCTGGGGTGTCATGGACCCCGGACCAGAAAAGGATAGTCTTGAGGCGGCTCTATGGGAGTATTGCGGTCAGACCACGCCGAAGTGGTTGGCCAGAGCGGAGAAGCTGGCGTGGTGCATGGAAGAGCAATATCTATTGAGCTTGGAGGTGGCGAAATTGAAGATTTAA
- a CDS encoding Zn(2)-C6 fungal-type domain-containing protein: protein MNATKWRISKACQECRVKKIKCNGETPCQNCRLRSLGCVYREKARNRTRKVKPRTAAYESIMSHDAMAASPSLEPSDEGTNVPPTPVAEDAASVAPAASAFGSDRSINNNSVAAAHRASPSCYLQLYYGPSSNFALLNAIYHQIAGISPNDPASRAGVEEAGPGLDLFSHRRLFFGDFADNKRPASLAEDYSAMLINPETAHRLLERYLLTYWHGLPVMSKDSYRRRLDVLFQPPGIFDYDAPETIIIMLAVGLGASMTGEEAIAEFLFQKAKQGAAKLDEVVNIQVVQIHLMMGHFQSERARPNSSFLHIGTAVRKAIAAGLHKDADMCPGQSNEDADQRRVMFWSLFFWETWQCFVVGRPSSIPDPGPAITVPKDQKHLISLVTLSRIMDKCVKRIYSPKHDSLLPVWNAAIEIRRELHRFAEKQLKDMKFGLVSPTSGELGVCQAMVSTMYHHTLLLTFRPFLILRAKLKQEKSSSDPTSAETLHAPPPWLDNACEYCLEAARNSIGFLTSSCATNTLCHDIKYHGFFIEGACYALAFDMLQEKKTAHRNLPWIHSGLRCLRSMITKAGANAGQLPTTIASIEQMVRSAGFELKDQVDPDMRQSQSQQPLHSTLPGSPAMPPASVAGEEPAFTFPSMPFGFDVTGQVNGTSPMGVGSDEQADFTAADVGWDIDFGTMNMEAFLSLDPTEAFNFAL, encoded by the exons ATGAACGCGACCAAATGGCGAATCTCAAAGGCCTGCCAGGAATGCCgcgtcaagaagatcaagtgCAACGGCGAGACGCCCTGCCAGAATTGCAGGCTCAGGAGCCTGGGATGCGTCTACCGCGAGAAGGCCCGCAACCGCAcgcgcaaggtcaagccgCGCACCGCCGCCTATGAGTCCATCATGTCGCACGACGCCATGGCAGCGTCGCCGTCGCTGGAGCCTTCCGACGAGGGCACAAACGTCCCTCCGACTCCTGTTGCCGAGGACGCTGCGTCGGTGGCTCCAGCTGCCTCGGCGTTTGGCAGCGACAGGAgtatcaacaacaacagcgtTGCCGCTGCTCATCGCGCATCGCCGTCATGTTACCTTCAGCTGTACTATGGACCTTCTTCGAATTTCGCCCTTCTCAACGCCATTTATCATCAGATTGCGGGAATTTCTCCTAATGATCCAGCATCACGTGCTGGAGTTGAAGAGGCTGGTCCTGGTCTGGACCTGTTTAGCCATCGGAGGTTGTTCTTTGGAGACTTTGCAGACAACAAACGACCAGCTTCGCTCGCAGAAGATTATTCAGCCATGTTGATAAACCCCGAAACGGCGCATCGACTACTTGAGAGGTATCTTCTCACCTACTGGCATGGACTACCGGTCATGAGTAAGGACAGTTATCGCCGCCGTCTGGACGTGCTGTTTCAACCACCGGGCATCTTTGATTATGATGCACCAgaaaccatcatcatcatgctCGCTGTTGGACTAGGGGCATCCATGACTGGAGAAGAGGCTATTGCAGAGTTTCTGTTTCAAAAAGCGAAGCAGGGGGCGGCCAAGTTGGACGAGGTTGTCAACATACAAGTGGTTCAAATACACCTCATGATG GGTCACTTCCAGTCAGAAAGAGCACGGCCAAATTCAAGTTTCCTGCATATAGGCACTGCAGTCAGAAaagccatcgccgccggCCTGCATAAAGACGCCGACATGTGCCCAGGACAATCAAATGAAGATGCGGACCAAAGGAGAGTCATGTTCTGGAGTTTGTTCTTCTGGGAAAC GTGGCAATGCTTTGTTGTCGGCCGTCCCAGTTCCATCCCAGATCCAGGTCCAGCCATTACTGTCCCCAAGGATCAAAAACATCTAATATCCTTGGTTACCCTGTCACGAATCATGGATAAGTGCGTCAAGCGTATCTATAGTCCAAAACATGATTCATTATTGCCCGTGTGGAATGCGGCAATCGAAATCAGACGCGAACTTCACCGATTTGCCGAGAAGCAACTCAAAGACATGAAGTTTGGCCTCGTCAGCCCGACAAGCGGAGAGCTTGGCGTGTGTCAGGCTATGGTGTCTACAA TGTACCACCACACTCTGCTTTTGACGTTCAGGCCGTTCTTGATTTTGCGAGCGAAGCTCAAGCAAGAAAAATCCTCTTCCGATCCTACCTCTGCCGAGACCCTGCATGCCCCTCCGCCTTGGCTTGACAATGCTTGCGAGTACTGCCTAGAGGCAGCTAGAAACTCGATTGGCTTTCTCACAAGCTCCTGCGCAACCAACACGCTCTGCCAT GATATCAAATATCACGGCTTCTTTATCGAAGGAGCGTGCTACGCCTTGGCATTTGACATGCTGCAGGAGAAAAAGACGGCTCACCGTAACCTCCCCTGGATCCACTCCGGCTTGAGATGCCTCCGGTCCATGATTACCAAAGCAGGGGCCAACGCGGGTCAACTACCGACGACAATCGCCTCGATCGAGCAAATGGTTCGCTCGGCCGGCttcgagctcaaggaccaaGTGGACCCGGATATGCGGCAATCTCAGTCCCAGCAGCCCCTTCACTCGACCCTGCCAGGCTCCCCGGCCATGCCTCCAGCTAGCGTCGCCGGGGAGGAGCCGGCTTTCACGTTTCCCTCGATGCCGTTTGGCTTTGACGTCACTGGCCAGGTGAATGGGACCTCTCCCATGGGCGTAGGATCGGATGAACAGGCTGACTTTACGGCGGCGGATGTCGGATGGGACATTGACTTTGGCACTATGAATATGGAGGCATTTTTATCTCTTGACCCGACTGAGGCCTTCAACTTTGCTCTCTAA
- a CDS encoding HET domain-containing protein, translating to MATSSPIYTPLGDPSSNIRLLEIHVRESKRRPAVTCRMRTVSLDTAPPFAALSYVWGDADDRENIVVNSQLVSVTKNLEAALRHAPSFQEIHPACSPIFLLWADAICIDQQNNPERGAQVQLMAKIFQQAECVFAWLGSEDEDLAFRSMRPILHEMTRTGENNIRDLRSLVSLEWLRPYPELCDNHVFVTKDENLPNIPTIFNAAWSAINDLVSRKYWTRVWIFQEAVLAKRLILACPTSAMGFDDLGAFTNVMKMLQQFLRTVPRAKPNFLGSAVWYYIRDVIDWTRIVIISRQRFGRESKPKEMEQRFSMTMTGFNLDATDPRDHVYGLLALTGMDIKPDYTRFLGEVYTEFAGRLLETNRLQNASQELSWLQYAGVGVFDQVSALPSWVPNLQGRSQMKVFLSTSAAYKDGLAAFSGAACIKDNTLTVPGVEVDVVTKVHSFPQGKVSGGMAKMMEEVKNVIQAYTKHQSSEVANRPSTSTSPASEQSPRESADNEKWEALYHFLVEFISRHPEEYKNGIPPLQAVLRIIWCHTRTRKVTGQTVMRGINFLKSLSVHGPSQSSEENLKSLGFVLDDNFDRTFCEKVFSVEGLEHEINAYQGSLRREFTNWEPIGGVTEAMELDYRLADLSNCWSFVETRGGYLGLGPKGTVPGDVVAILRGSGAPVILRRNDDHFKHVGATFILGLVDGELSESIEEGKWPVQSFKII from the coding sequence ATGGCTACGTCTTCACCAATATACACGCCACTCGGTGACCCATCGTCGAATATCCGGCTATTAGAGATCCACGTTCGAGAGTCGAAGCGACGTCCTGCGGTGACATGTCGCATGAGGACTGTTTCCCTCGACACCGCTCCACCATTCGCGGCCTTATCCTATGTTTGGGGAGACGCCGATGACCGCGAGAATATCGTCGTCAATAGCCAACTCGTATCAGTTaccaagaacctcgaggccGCCCTCCGACATGCTCCCTCCTTTCAAGAAATACATCCTGCTTGTTCCCCGATATTCCTGCTATGGGCAGACGCTATTTGTATCGACCAGCAGAATAACCCAGAGCGGGGGGCACAGGTCCAGCTCATGGCAAAGATATTCCAACAGGCCGAATGCGTCTTCGCGTGGTTGGGctctgaggatgaggacttgGCATTCCGATCCATGAGGCCAATTCTTCACGAGATGACCCGCACAGGCGAAAACAATATCAGAGACTTGCGATCACTGGTATCGTTGGAATGGCTACGTCCATACCCGGAGCTATGCGATAACCACGTCTTTGTCACAAAGGACGAGAATCTTCCAAATATtcccaccatcttcaacgcTGCCTGGTCAGCAATCAACGACCTCGTCTCACGAAAATACTGGACGCGGGTCTGGATCTTTCAGGAAGCCGTGCTAGCAAAGCGTCTCATTCTAGCATGCCCTACCTCGGCCATGGGCTTTGACGACTTGGGAGCTTTCACGAACGTCATGAAAATGCTACAGCAGTTTCTGAGAACTGTACCACGGGCCAAGCCCAACTTCTTGGGGAGTGCGGTGTGGTACTATATAAGAGACGTCATCGACTGGACCCGCATCGTCATAATCAGTCGGCAACGATTTGGTCGTGAGTCCAAGCCTAAAGAAATGGAACAGAGATTTTCCATGACAATGACTGGATTTAATCTCGACGCGACTGATCCGAGAGATCACGTATACGGTCTCCTGGCTTTGACGGGCATGGATATCAAGCCAGACTACACCAGATTTCTAGGAGAGGTCTATACCGAGTTCGCAGGGAGGCTACTAGAGACAAATCGACTTCAGAATGCTTCCCAGGAGCTTTCGTGGCTTCAATATGCCGGGGTGGGTGTCTTTGACCAAGTCTCCGCATTGCCATCCTGGGTTCCGAACCTGCAAGGCAGGTCTCAGATGAAGGTCTTCCTTTCGACTTCGGCAGCCTACAAAGACGGTCTCGCCGCCTTTTCAGGAGCTGCTTGCATAAAAGACAATACATTGACTGTTCCCGGGGTTGAAGTCGACGTGGTCACAAAGGTGCACAGCTTTCCCCAGGGGAAAGTATCTGGAGgcatggcaaagatgatggaggaggtgaaAAATGTCATCCAAGCCTATACGAAACACCAATCTTCCGAAGTTGCCAACAGACCAAGTACTTCAACCTCGCCGGCCAGCGAGCAGTCTCCTCGGGAGAGCGCGGACAATGAGAAATGGGAGGCTTTGTATCACTTCCTGGTCGAGTTTATTTCCAGACACCCCGAGGAGTACAAAAACGGCATCCCTCCTCTACAGGCTGTGTTGCGTATCATTTGGTGCCACACAAGAACCAGAAAAGTCACGGGCCAAACAGTTATGCGCGGCATAAACTTTCTCAAGTCTCTATCCGTCCACGGACCCAGCCAATCAAGCGAGGAGAACCTCAAAAGCCTGGGTTTTGTCCTAGACGACAATTTCGACCGCACATTTTGCGAAAAAGTGTTTTCGGTCGAGGGGTTGGAGCACGAGATCAACGCCTACCAGGGCAGTCTTCGGCGGGAGTTTACAAACTGGGAACCGATAGGAGGCGTGACAGAGGCTATGGAGCTGGATTATCGTCTAGCGGATCTAAGTAATTGTTGGAGTTTTGTTGAGACGAGGGGGGGTTATCTGGGACTGGGGCCCAAGGGTACGGTGCCAGGAGATGTTGTGGCGATTCTGAGGGGGAGTGGTGCGCCTGTGATACTCAGGAGGAACGATGATCATTTCAAGCATGTTGGAGCGACTTTTATTCTTGGTTTGGTGGATGGTGAGCTTTCGGAGAGCATAGAGGAAGGGAAATGGCCTGTCCAGAGCTTCAAGATCATTTGA
- a CDS encoding Aminotran-1-2 domain-containing protein: MTLSNRALEAEEGSKGMVIWDVITNLWDQSNPDGIVSLGVAENTLMHNVLKKHIHDNIALSNLAFTYGDGTTGTKRAKQAVARFLTRQLKPFRAIEPAHISMTNGCSAAIEHLSWAIADPGDAILLGQPYYGTFIPDLTCRFGAKLLSVPFNEVDPLGDDAVAKYEEVIVDAQKKGLKVKGLVISHPHNPLGRCYSRNVLIGLMKLCQKYQVHFISDEIYALSTWPNTVDTNPPPVPFESALTIDTTGVIDPSLVHVLWGMSKDFGANGIRVGALISQANPSLHTALVAVGLYSSVSSISDHVTINLLEDDAFVESYMAENRKKLAAQYERAVSWAKKNDITYAPGVNAAFFLWVDLGKAYRARHTVDDGKDITGLVMKKLLEKKVFLASGEAFGSEKPGWFRIVFSHPDEYLDMGLERVVEALQ, encoded by the coding sequence ATGACTCTTTCGAACCGCGcgctcgaggctgaggagggcaGCAAGGGAATGGTCATCTGGGatgtcatcaccaacctgTGGGATCAGTCCAACCCCGACGGTATCGTTAGTCTCGGCGTTGCGGAGAATACCTTGATGCACAATgtcctcaagaagcacaTACACGATAACATCGCCCTGTCCAATCTGGCATTCACCTATGGAGACGGCACGACGGGGACAAAGAGGGCCAAGCAGGCTGTCGCGCGGTTCTTGACGAGGCAGTTGAAGCCGTTCCGGGCTATCGAGCCGGCGCATATTTCCATGACGAATGGATGCAGTGCTGCTATCGAGCATCTTTCCTGGGCGATTGCGGATCCCGGAGATGCCATTCTTCTCGGACAGCCATACTACGGCACTTTTATCCCCGATCTTACTTGCCGCTTTGGAGCCAAGCTTCTCTCCGTTCCCTTCAACGAGGTTGACCCTCTCGGAGACGACGCCGTGGCCAAGTACGAAGAAGTCATTGTCGACGCTCAGAAGAAGGGACTCAAAGTTAAAGGTCTCGTCATCAGCCACCCTCATAACCCATTGGGCCGCTGCTACTCTCGCAATGTCCTTATCGGGCTCATGAAGTTGTGCCAAAAGTATCAGGTTCACTTCATCAGCGATGAGATTTACGCCTTGTCTACATGGCCCAATACTGTCGACACGAACCCTCCTCCTGTGCCTTTCGAGTCGGCTCTCACTATCGACACTACCGGGGTTATTGACCCGAGTCTCGTGCATGTTCTCTGGGGCATGTCCAAGGACTTTGGTGCCAACGGCATCCGCGTCGGAGCACTTATTTCTCAGGCAAATCCATCCTTGCACACTGCCCTCGTGGCCGTTGGTCTCTACAGTTCGGTTTCTTCCATCTCAGACCACGTCACGATCAATCTCCTTGAAGACGACGCTTTTGTCGAGTCGTACATGGCCGAGAACCGCAAGAAGCTAGCAGCTCAATACGAAAGGGCTGTCTCATGGGCTAAAAAGAACGACATTACCTACGCTCCAGGCGTCAACGCCGCATTTTTCCTTTGGGTCGACCTCGGCAAGGCATATAGAGCCCGACACACGGTGGACGACGGCAAGGATATCACAGGGTTGgtcatgaagaagctgctggaaaAGAAGGTCTTTTTGGCATCTGGAGAGGCATTTGGATCTGAGAAGCCCGGTTGGTTTAGGATCGTCTTTTCACACCCTGATGAGTATCTCGACATGGGACTGGAGAGAGTGGTTGAAGCATTGCAATAG